GGCATGGGTGGCCTCGAGCGCACGCGCCAATTGAGCGAGCACTCGAAGCACCTGTCTGGAGGAGGGTGCGTGCTGCTCGGCCCAGGCGTACAGCGGCGTGCCTTCCACCCACTCCATCACGAAGTAGGGATGCTCTGCTCCGAACGCATGGCGCCAGAGTCCATGGCCCAGCAACGCAGGGACACTCGGATGCTGAATGCGAGAGAGCAGTCCCACCTCGCGCATGAACCGAAGGTCTCCTGGATACACCGCCAGCTTGAGCGCAACAGGGCCAGCGTCCTCCTGCCCTACTCTGACGGCGCGGTAGACGACCCCATAAGCGCCCGCTCCCTGCCGTTCCAGCACACGCCAGTCGCCTATCTGCGTTCCCGGCGGGAGCCGGGGAGAATGGTCCTCTGGTGCGTGTTCGAACGCCATGACGGGGCCTTCCGGTGGAAAGGGTGTACCTCCCTCCACTTATCGCGAGGCTACGTTGTACGTAGGCAACCGTCAGCAGACTTTGGCGGTCACGTTCTAAACAGAGCGGTCACGAGCGTCGCGTTCGTATCCGCGACTGGGTGCTAGGTTCACTCGGATGGGCGTCCGTCGCATGTTTCCGATGCTCTCCACGGAGAGCCTGGAGCGAGCAGTCGGCTTCTACAAAGAGCTGCTGGGCGGTGTTGAGACCTATCGCTTCCCAGACTCAGGGCCGCCCGCCTTCATCGCGCTGCGGCTGGGCGAGTCGGAGCTGGGAATCGGCGCTATCGGCTCAGCCGCTCCGCTGCACGGACAACCGCAGCGCCCAGCCCAAGGCCATCGCATCGAGTTGTGCGTCTACGTCGATGATGTGGACGCGACCATCGAGAGACTGCGGTCCGGTGGCGTCCCAGTGCTCCTCGAACCGATCGATCAGCCCTGGGGTGAACGCGTGGCCTATGTGGCCGACCCGGACGGGAACCTGGTGATGCTCACCCGCTGAGGCGCCGGTGATATAGGGCCTCCGGGGAGGGATTTCATGTCACGCAAAGTCGCGTTGATCACCGGTGCATCGGCGGGCCTCGGAGAGCAGTTCGCGCAGTGCTTCGCCCGGGATGGGCACGACGTCATCCTGGTGGCACGCACCGCCGCGCGCCTGGAGACGCTGGCCTCCAAGCTCGAGCAGGAACACAAAATAAAGGCCCACGTACTCGCAGCCGATCTCGCCCGCCCGGAGGAGCCTCAACGCATCTTCGAGGAGGTGCGCACCCGGAACCTGGAGGTGGAGTTCCTCGTCAACAACGCGGGCTTTGGCTCCTCGGGCCCCTTCCTGGAGCAGGAGCTGGCGCGAGAGGCGGAGATGGTGGAGGTGAACTGCACCGCGCTGCTGAAGCTGAGCCACCTCTTCGCGCGGCCGATGCGCGAGCGCGGCAGTGGGCGCATCCTCAACGTGGCGTCCACCGCGGGCTTCCAGCCCGGCCCGTACATGGCCACCTACTACGCGACGAAGGCGTTCGTGGTGTCCTTCTCGGAAGCCCTGGCGCACGAGCTCAAGGGCAGCGGCGTGACAGTCACCTGCCACTGCCCCGGGGCCACGCACACGGAGTTCGCCTCACGTGCCGGCAATGACAAGTCCCGCCTCTTCCAGCGTCCGGGTGTAGCCAAGGCCTCCGACGTGGCCGCCGACGCCTACGCGGCGATGATGAAGGGACGGGTGCTCGCGATTCACGGCCTGGTCAACTGGCTCGGCGCGGCATCGGTGCGCTTTGCCCCACGCGGAGTGGTGCGCTCCATCGCGGCCAACCTCAACCGGCAGTAGCGCGCGGCAACCCTCACGCCCGTGGGTCTGGTGTCACGGCTTCGCGCCGGCTCACAACTCCCACCCGGCACCCCCGGCGAGAACCGTCTATGCTGCCGGGCGAGGAGTGGCTGAGGGATGAGCGAAGGGGCGCTGTTCGGATCAGAGTTCTCACCGATGCACACCCGGTACCGCCTGCGGCTATGGGCGGCGGACCTGGTGGACCTGGGCACGGCCGGGCTGTTGGGCTGGGGCGCCGCGCGCGCCCTGAACGTGGAGCAGTCCCGCGTCAGCCTGATCGCCGTCCTCGTCGGCGCCTGGGTGGTGCTGTCGCTGGTGGGCGGGGTGCGCGGGTGGACGCTGGGGCGACGGCTATTCGACGTGCGCCTCGTGTCCCAGGAGGGGCACGCCCCCGGCCTGCCGCGCGCCCTGCTGCGTGCCTTCACCGCGCTGCCGGACGTGCTGATGGCGCCGCTGTTGCCCTCGCGTCCCCTGGATCGGCTGCTGCGAGTCCACGGAGAGCGGACGGGCGACACGATCCGAGCCCGGCTGCGAGGGCTGGCCGTGCAGCTGCCCTGGGTGGCCGCGCTCGCGCTCGCCGCGTGGTTCATCGCCACGCCCACCCGCTTCGAGGCCTTCCACTTCCTCGACACCAAGCTCACCGGCTGGAAGTGCTGCCACGGCTACCGCACGCACAAGGATACGTGGATGTGTCGCCGCTCGCTGTCCCTGCTGGAGAGCGAGGCCCGGGGAGAGGACCCCCAGGCCCAGGCGCTCGTCACCGAGTGCCCCGAGGTCAGCGCGCGGCTGGCACGCTGAGCAAACACCCTAGCGCGGGATGTCGAACAGGGCGGTGCCCTGCTCGCACTCGAGGAGGAGCTTGTCCTCGTCGAGCTCGGGCGCTCCCACGTGGTGCTTGAAGTCGCCCAAGCCGACCGTCACGCTCTTGCTCCTGCGCACGAGCTGGATCTCCAGCCGACGTTTGCCCGAGAGCGTGGCCTTGCAGTCCCGCCAGGCCTGGCCATCCGAGTTCTGGATGACGAGCCCCTTGTCGACGCCCAGTCGCATGAAGCTCGAGCGCTTGACGCCTCCCGTCAGGGTCCTGGGCGGTACGGGAGCGGCGGGCGGCTCCGGGGCCGCCGGCGCCTGGGGAGCCGCCACCGCCTCGGGAGGCGCCGCCGTGGGTGGCACCACGAAGCGCGCCCCGCTGGCGCCGCGAATGTTCGGATCGAGGATGACCACCGCCGCCGTGTGCTCGGCCCGCCGCACCGTCGCGAACCCGAGCAGCGGATGCCGGCCGGGCCTCCCCTCGCCCACCACGGGAACCCGCATGCCCTCTCGAAGCCCCGCGGCATAACCCCCCGGCACGCGGTACCGGAGCTTCTCCACATGGCGCAGGGGCAACGCGTGGCTCGTCACCTGAATCCACTGAGTCGAATCCTCTGGCGCCGCATGGGGCTGGGGACGCTCGGGGCGCGCCTTCGCGGGCGCCTGGGTCGCCACGGCCGGAGCGGCCACCGCCGAGCCCACTGCCGCGACGGCGGGGACCGTGGACGCGGAGCCCTCGGCGCCCGCGGCGGGAATCGTCTCCGACGACGGCTCGCCCCCGGGCTGCTTCTCTGAACCCATGGAAGGCGGAGGGTGTCCCTGCTGCTCCCACCGAGCCGCTCCTTCCGGAGGTTCCCCCTGTGGCGCCTCTCCGTGTGGAGGAGGCATCGGCTCCCCCAGATGCGGCGGCAGGGGTCGCCCGTCAGGCCCCAGATGCGGCGGCGGCAGAGGTCGCCCGTCCGGCCCCAGCCGCGGATGGTGGGGTCTTCCGTCAGGCCCCATGCGCGCAGGGGGTGGGCGCCCGCGCTCGGAAGATGGCAGCGGGTGCCCGGCTTCGTTGAGCACCACCACGGAAGGATGCGAAGCCTCCACGCCGCGCAGGAAGTACACGGTGCCGCCGACGGAGGCCCCCACCAACAGGAGCGCGCCCAGCCCGAGCGCCAGCAGCTTCCAGCGGCGCACATCGTTCGCGTTCGAGGCCGCGACGGCCACGGCGTCGGAGCCCGACGCGGGCACGGAGGGCACGGCGGCGGGCACCAGAGCCCCCGGCACCGGGGAGACCAGGGGCCGCGGCGTGGCGGACATGCCCTGCGCCTGCATCTCCTCCAGCGGGCGCACCGAGGTGGCCTCCAGCCCCGTCATCGCCGCCATGCCGGGCGGCAGCGGAGAGACGCCCGTCGCCATCACCCCCGTCCCCGGCGGCGTGGAAGGCGGACGGCGCACGCCGGAGATGCGGGAGATGAGCTGGCGCTGCGCGGAGAAGGCCTCGGGACACAGCGCCCTGACGTAGTTGCCCACCTCCTCGGCGCCCAGCGAGGCGCTGGCGCGCAAGAGCTGCTCATTGAGGGCGCGGGCGAACTCGTCGGCGCGGGCGTAGCGGTCCTGCGGGTGGGGCGCCAGCGCGCGGCGCACCACCGCGTCGAGCGCCGGGTCCACATCCGGCCGCAGCGCGGAGAGCGCGGGCACGGAGGGGTTGGCCATGGCGGCCATCATCTCCCCCACGGTGCCGTGGGGCACGAGCGGCTGGCCCGCGAGCAGCTCCCACACCACCACGCCACACGAATAGATGTCGCTGCGGTGGTCCAGCGGCTCGGCGCGGGCCTGCTCCGGCGACATGTAGCCCAGCTTGCCCATCACCGTGGCGGGCAGCGTGTACTTGCTGCGCGCGGCGGATTTGGCGAGGCCGAAGTCGATGACCTTCACCTCGCCCTCGTAGGACACCATGACGTTGTGCGGGGACACGTCTCGGTGGACGATGCCCAGCGGCGTGCCGTCGGAGCCCGCCTTGCGGTGGGCATAGCCCAGCCCCTCGGCGATGCGCTGGCCCAGGTAGAGCGCCACCGGCACGGGGATGGTCTGGCCCTGCTGGCGCGCCTGCTCCGCCAGGTACGCCACGTCCACGCCGGCCACGTACTCCAGCGCCATGAAGTAGGTGCCGTGGGCCTCGCCCATGTCGTACACCTGGGCGATCGACGAATGCACCAGATGCACCAGCACCTTGGCCTCGTGGTGGAAGCGATCGAGGAACTGCCGATCCTTCATGAGCGTCGGAAGAATCGTCTTCACGATGCACGGCTTCTCGAAGCCCGCCGCGCCCGAAATCTTGGCGAGATACACCTCGCCCATACCGCCCTGGCCCAGCAGGTGGACCAGCTCATAGCGCCCGAGGCTGCGCGGCGATTCTGGGGTTTCTGTCGTCATCGCTTTTCCACAGCGCACCACGGGGGCCAAGGTAGGAGCAAGCCACCCCGGAGTGTCCTCCGGATTGGACACCGAACCCGGGAAAAAAGAAAAAGTCTCGTGGGCTTGAAGTCAGCAGGCAGGCGACCTCCAGCGTGGCTGAGTGTGCGCCAGCGCCCCGCGCCCACACCGCTCGCGGGGTGCCTGTTCTTCACTTCCTCCGGCCAACATACTGGCTGTGAACAGGAGCACCTCCGGTTAAGCCTGAAGTCCGCACACCATTGTCAGAGCTGAATGCGATGCACTCTCTGTGGGCCATCCACCCTCGCGTCGGCAGCCCCCCTGTCCCTGCTCCCGGCCCGAGGCCCACCTCTGGAGAACATGCTTATGAAGCGCTGGGGATTCCTCGGACTTTTGGTCCTCGCGGCATGCGCTCCGGAAGAGGCGCCCGACACCAGCAGCCAGTACCAGGTGTGCCCCGGCGTCATCGCGGGAGTGGAGTCCATCTCGACTTCCACCCAGGCGCTGAACAGCTCCGAGCCCCGGCAGAGTGACGACGGGCGCCAGCGCTACCTGGTGCGCTACCGCGAGGCCGCGCAGTCCAACCCGCAGACCGTGACGAGCGTGGGAGGCCAGGTGCGCACGGTGCTGCGGCGCACGCCCGCGCTGTCGGCGCGCCTGAGCGCCGAGGAGCGCGCCCTGCTGGAGCAGCACCCCGAGGTGGTGGCCATCGAGCCGGACCTTCCGCTGCACGCGCTGAGCCTTCCCCGTCCGCCCACGCTGGCGCTGCTCCACGCGCCGGTGCAGAGCGGCAGCACGGGCGAGTACACCCCGGGCCTGCGCCTGGTGCAGGCGCCCCAGGTGTGGGACCGCGATCAGGACGGCACCCTGGATGTGGGCGCGCCCACCGGCGAGGGCGTCCGGGTGTGCGTCATCGACAGCGGGATTGATCCAGACCAGTCGGAGCTGAAGCAGGCCTACCTCGACGGCTGGGACTTCGTGGAGCAGGACGAGACGCCCTGGGACCAGTACGGGGACATGTGGGGCGAGGGCCACGGCACGCACGTGGCGGGCACCATCGCCGCGCAGCTCGCCTCGGGCGGGGCCAACGTCAGCCCGAACCATGATCGCAACGGCGTGGTGGGGGTGTCGCCCGGCGCCCAGCTGCTCATCGCCCGCGTGCTGGACACCGATGGCGTGGCGTGGATGAGCGATGTCATCGCCGCGCTCGAGTGGTGCTCGGGCCGGGGGGCGCACATCGCTTCGATGTCGCTGGGAGGCGCCTCGGACCACCCGCTGCAGCGCGAGGCCTTCGCGGCCGCCGCCGAGAGGATGCTCATCATCGCCGCGGCGGGAAACAGCGGCGAGCCCATGGCGTACCCGGCCGCCTACCCCGGAGTGCTGGCGGTGGGCGCGGTGAACATGGAGGCCCAGCGCGCCGCCTTCTCCTCTTATGGAGAGAACCTGGCGCTGATGGCGCCGGGGGTGGACGTGCTCTCCACCATCATCCACGGCCAGGGCACCATCTCCCAGGTGTCCCTGGGGGAGGAGCGCCACGAGTCACGCGCGGTGTACCTGGCGCCCGCGGGCACCCACTCCGGCAAGCTGGTGGACTGTGGGGAGGCCAGCACGCTGGGCTCCTGCCCGCAGGCCACCTGTGACGGCTTCGTCGCCTACGTGGAGCGCAGCGAGCGGGTGCCCCTGCAGGTGCAGATCGCCAATGCGATGAAGCAGGGCGCGCGCGCCGTCATCTTCGGCGACCTGCCCCGCCAGAGCGCGCTGGTGGAGCTGTCCATCGGCCGGCGGGGGCACTGGGTGCCCTCGGCGCTGGTGAGCCACAGCTCGGCCGTGGCGATGCGCAAGGTGCCGGGCACGCCCGTCGACGTGCAGCTCCATGCCTCGGACTACGCGGCGTTCTCGGGCACCTCCATGGCGACTCCGCACGTGACGGGCGTGGCGGCGCTGCTGTGGAGCGCCCGACCCTCGCTCACGCCGGCCCAGGTGCGCCAGCTGCTGGTGTCCACCGCGAGGGACTTGGGGCCCGAGGGGTGGGACCCGGAGCACGGCCATGGCCTGGTCCAGGCCACGGCGGCGCTGCAAGCCCTCGAAGCCATGCCGTAAGGCGGGTAAAGAGCCGGCGCATGCGCTTCTCTCGCCTCACCACCGCCGCGCTGCTCCTGGCCACCACCGGCTGTGCCTCGCTCCTGGGCGCCGCCCGGTTGGAGCGCGAGGGCAACGCCACCCTCACCGGGGTGGTGGTGCCCCCCGCGGGAGGCGAGGTGCGCAAGGAGGCCACCTCCTGCGCGGGTGTCACGGCGCGGGTGTCGCACGTCAGCGAGCCCGAGAACGCGCTGGGTAGCCTCATGGTGAAGCAGAGCCGAGGCAGGTGCCTGTACGTGGTGTCCAACCTGCCCAGTAACGCCGAGCTGCACCTCGAGGTGAGCCCGGGCACGACCTGGCGGTGCGGGGACGGAGAGGCACCCCAGCTCACCCCCGCGCCCCGCGCGGTGAAGCTGCGCGACTACGAGACGGCCACGCGCGACTTTCGCGCGGTGTGTGACTAGCGGCGCCTGCCTGCCTGCCTGCCGACTCGGGCTTCGGGTGGATTGATTCGGTACCCCGGAGCACGGCAAGGTGTCGCTACCGGGAAGGCGGCGCTGGAGCCCCCTTTGTCCCGCCAAGGAGCCTGTGCCGTGAAGAACTCGAGCCGGCGAAGTGCCCGACTGATCACCCTGGCCACGCTGGGACTGGCGCTCAGTGCGTGTGAGTCCGAAGAGCCCTTCCCCAACTTCGACGAGCTGACGCGGCTGAACGAGCTGCACACCATGACGCGCAAGCCGCCGGCGGATACGACGAACCGGCTGGCGGATGATGTGCGGGCCGCCTCGCTGGGACACCGGCTCTTCGACGACCCGGGCCTGTCGAGCTGCGGCACGGTGTCCTGCAAGAGCTGCCACGACGGCGAGGGCAAGACGGTGAAGGAGCCCACGGCGCTGGGGTGCAACGGCAACCGCACGGGCCGCAACCCGCCCACCACGCTGAACGCGGACTACAACCGCTGGTTCATGTGGGACGGGCGCGCCGACCGGCTGTGGAACCAGGCCATCCTGCCGCTGACGAGCCCCATCGAGATGGACTCCAACGCGACCGTCGTCCGGGCGCGGCTCAACGCGGTGGCGTCATACGCGGGCGAGTACCAGGAGCTGTTCAACAAGAGCCCGGACGCCACGGGGGATGACGAGCTGCTGGCCAACGTGGGCAAGCTCCTCCAGGCCTACGAGCGGACAACGAACCGCACGGCGGCGCCCTTCGACGAGGACGTGAAGCGCTTCATCGCCGCGGTGGATGCCGGCACCGAGAAGGATGATCCGGCGTACCTCGGATTGAAGACGTACTTCCGCAAGGGCCAGTGCATCGTCTGCCACAAGGGCGTGACGATGGCCGACAACCTCTTCCACAACATCGGCGTGAAGGACGCCAGCGCCGGGGCGCCCGGTCAGGTGGACGCGACGCAGAAGATGCTGGACTGGACGTTCAACGCGGCGGGCCCGTACAGCGACCGGCGGGACGGGGCGGACGCGCTGCGGCTGGAGGCGGTGCGCTCGGACCTGGTGAACAAGCGCTTCGAGTTCGAGGGCGCTTACAAGACGCCCACGCTGCGCAACATCGCGCTGACGGGGCCGTACATGCACACCGGCGAGCTGGCCACGCTGGCGGACGTCGTCGAGTTCTATGACAAGGGCGGCGACCCGGTGGGCACCTTCGTGGGCACGAAGACGGTGACCATCCAGGAGCTGGGCCTGACGGACGAGGAGAAGGCGTCGCTGGTCAAGCTGCTCGAGTCGATGACGGGCGCGCTGTAGCCGGAACGGGCATGGCGGAGCCACGGGAGTGGAGGTTCGGCCTCCAGTACCTCCGCCTCGAGCCCCCGAACGTGCTGTGGATGAAGTGCCACAGCACCACCACCCTGGAAGAGGCCCATCGCGTCCTGGAGGTCCTCCGGGAGCAGGGCTCCCAACGGCCGCTCATCGGCGTCGTCGACGTGCGCGGCGCGATGCTCGACTCCGAGGTGGGCAACCTGCTCGCCCGGGAGATGAAGCCTCAGTGGTTCCGGGCCATCATCTACGTGGGCGCGGGCTTCCTGCAGAAGGCCCTCATCAAGACGCTGGTGGTGGCGCTCTACTTCAACCACCGGTGGACGCGGGAGATCCGCTACGCGGACTCGGAGGAGGAGGCGCGAGCGCTGGTGGCCCAGCTGCGCGCTCACCCGCCGCGGAGTGACTGACGCACCTCCGAGGCGAGGGCCGGGTCATCCGCGAAGGAGAACTGCTCGGGTAGCTTCGCGAGCGCGCGCGTCACTCGGATGCGCCACAGGGCGTGGACGCGCTCGTTGAGCAGGCCGAGCTGGCGCAGGAAGTGCCCCCAGGGCAGCAGGGCCGCGGCGACGGCGGCCTCGGCATGGGGGTGGCGGTAGCGGCTGTCGGAGTTGGGGCGCGCCCACTCGTGCAGCACCCACTCCGGAGGCAGCAGCAGGGTGGAGGGCTCACGGGCCACCTTCTCCACCTCGCGGGCCTTGCGCGGCATGTCGGGCAGCAGCACCAGCATCCACGGGTGGAGCAGCTGGGTACGCCCCAGGGGCCAGCCGTGGTGGGCGCGCAGCTGGCGCTCGAAGGCCATCACCAGCGCCTGCTGCTCGAAGAGGAACTGCTCCGGGGTGAGCTGAGGCCAGAGTTCGAGGGTGCCCTGCCAGCTCCACTCGCCGGCGCGGTAGGCCAGGGCGCGGTCCAGCCACCCGGCCGCCAGCGGGCCGAAGGGCGCCAGCCGCTCCAGCAGCCCGGGCTCCCCGGGCGCGGGCTCGCGGGAGAGCACGGCATCCAGCGTGGTGAACACGGCGCGTTGGGCGAAGTCCTCCACGTCCCAGCCGAACAGCCGGGTGCTGTCGCGCACCCCGGGCCATGCGGCCGTGAGACCCGCGAGGGCCGCGTGGACATGGCCGCGGTAGAGGCACCAC
This portion of the Hyalangium ruber genome encodes:
- a CDS encoding RDD family protein, giving the protein MSEGALFGSEFSPMHTRYRLRLWAADLVDLGTAGLLGWGAARALNVEQSRVSLIAVLVGAWVVLSLVGGVRGWTLGRRLFDVRLVSQEGHAPGLPRALLRAFTALPDVLMAPLLPSRPLDRLLRVHGERTGDTIRARLRGLAVQLPWVAALALAAWFIATPTRFEAFHFLDTKLTGWKCCHGYRTHKDTWMCRRSLSLLESEARGEDPQAQALVTECPEVSARLAR
- a CDS encoding SDR family NAD(P)-dependent oxidoreductase; the encoded protein is MSRKVALITGASAGLGEQFAQCFARDGHDVILVARTAARLETLASKLEQEHKIKAHVLAADLARPEEPQRIFEEVRTRNLEVEFLVNNAGFGSSGPFLEQELAREAEMVEVNCTALLKLSHLFARPMRERGSGRILNVASTAGFQPGPYMATYYATKAFVVSFSEALAHELKGSGVTVTCHCPGATHTEFASRAGNDKSRLFQRPGVAKASDVAADAYAAMMKGRVLAIHGLVNWLGAASVRFAPRGVVRSIAANLNRQ
- a CDS encoding serine/threonine protein kinase — translated: MTTETPESPRSLGRYELVHLLGQGGMGEVYLAKISGAAGFEKPCIVKTILPTLMKDRQFLDRFHHEAKVLVHLVHSSIAQVYDMGEAHGTYFMALEYVAGVDVAYLAEQARQQGQTIPVPVALYLGQRIAEGLGYAHRKAGSDGTPLGIVHRDVSPHNVMVSYEGEVKVIDFGLAKSAARSKYTLPATVMGKLGYMSPEQARAEPLDHRSDIYSCGVVVWELLAGQPLVPHGTVGEMMAAMANPSVPALSALRPDVDPALDAVVRRALAPHPQDRYARADEFARALNEQLLRASASLGAEEVGNYVRALCPEAFSAQRQLISRISGVRRPPSTPPGTGVMATGVSPLPPGMAAMTGLEATSVRPLEEMQAQGMSATPRPLVSPVPGALVPAAVPSVPASGSDAVAVAASNANDVRRWKLLALGLGALLLVGASVGGTVYFLRGVEASHPSVVVLNEAGHPLPSSERGRPPPARMGPDGRPHHPRLGPDGRPLPPPHLGPDGRPLPPHLGEPMPPPHGEAPQGEPPEGAARWEQQGHPPPSMGSEKQPGGEPSSETIPAAGAEGSASTVPAVAAVGSAVAAPAVATQAPAKARPERPQPHAAPEDSTQWIQVTSHALPLRHVEKLRYRVPGGYAAGLREGMRVPVVGEGRPGRHPLLGFATVRRAEHTAAVVILDPNIRGASGARFVVPPTAAPPEAVAAPQAPAAPEPPAAPVPPRTLTGGVKRSSFMRLGVDKGLVIQNSDGQAWRDCKATLSGKRRLEIQLVRRSKSVTVGLGDFKHHVGAPELDEDKLLLECEQGTALFDIPR
- a CDS encoding VOC family protein, producing MFPMLSTESLERAVGFYKELLGGVETYRFPDSGPPAFIALRLGESELGIGAIGSAAPLHGQPQRPAQGHRIELCVYVDDVDATIERLRSGGVPVLLEPIDQPWGERVAYVADPDGNLVMLTR
- a CDS encoding cytochrome-c peroxidase yields the protein MKNSSRRSARLITLATLGLALSACESEEPFPNFDELTRLNELHTMTRKPPADTTNRLADDVRAASLGHRLFDDPGLSSCGTVSCKSCHDGEGKTVKEPTALGCNGNRTGRNPPTTLNADYNRWFMWDGRADRLWNQAILPLTSPIEMDSNATVVRARLNAVASYAGEYQELFNKSPDATGDDELLANVGKLLQAYERTTNRTAAPFDEDVKRFIAAVDAGTEKDDPAYLGLKTYFRKGQCIVCHKGVTMADNLFHNIGVKDASAGAPGQVDATQKMLDWTFNAAGPYSDRRDGADALRLEAVRSDLVNKRFEFEGAYKTPTLRNIALTGPYMHTGELATLADVVEFYDKGGDPVGTFVGTKTVTIQELGLTDEEKASLVKLLESMTGAL
- a CDS encoding S8 family serine peptidase, with the translated sequence MKRWGFLGLLVLAACAPEEAPDTSSQYQVCPGVIAGVESISTSTQALNSSEPRQSDDGRQRYLVRYREAAQSNPQTVTSVGGQVRTVLRRTPALSARLSAEERALLEQHPEVVAIEPDLPLHALSLPRPPTLALLHAPVQSGSTGEYTPGLRLVQAPQVWDRDQDGTLDVGAPTGEGVRVCVIDSGIDPDQSELKQAYLDGWDFVEQDETPWDQYGDMWGEGHGTHVAGTIAAQLASGGANVSPNHDRNGVVGVSPGAQLLIARVLDTDGVAWMSDVIAALEWCSGRGAHIASMSLGGASDHPLQREAFAAAAERMLIIAAAGNSGEPMAYPAAYPGVLAVGAVNMEAQRAAFSSYGENLALMAPGVDVLSTIIHGQGTISQVSLGEERHESRAVYLAPAGTHSGKLVDCGEASTLGSCPQATCDGFVAYVERSERVPLQVQIANAMKQGARAVIFGDLPRQSALVELSIGRRGHWVPSALVSHSSAVAMRKVPGTPVDVQLHASDYAAFSGTSMATPHVTGVAALLWSARPSLTPAQVRQLLVSTARDLGPEGWDPEHGHGLVQATAALQALEAMP